A genomic window from Mesorhizobium sp. CAU 1732 includes:
- a CDS encoding ABC transporter ATP-binding protein codes for MSALLEVRDLTARFATGGLFDRLAGRSTHIEGVAGVGFDLAAGQTMALVGESGSGKTTLARAVAGLGGNVSGSVSFDGREVGTMHGKQLKSLRRDVAMIFQDAVNSLSPRFTVRGLIEEPFRIHGQPLAEGEVERLLKLVGLSSDFAERRPHELSGGQARRVGIARALALEPRLLIADEPTAGLDVSVQSEVLNLVNDLRQRLGLAFLIITHNLNIVRHVADRMAIMYLGRFVEIGDTQQILKAPRHPYTAALLSANPIIDPAARAGRIELQGEIPSLRDRPRGCEFHGRCPFARERCHHEAPALRQEEGRHVSCHYPLDPPEARS; via the coding sequence ATGAGCGCGCTCCTCGAAGTCCGCGACCTGACGGCCCGCTTTGCGACCGGTGGCCTGTTCGATCGGCTCGCGGGCCGATCGACACATATCGAAGGCGTTGCCGGTGTCGGTTTCGACCTCGCGGCGGGCCAGACCATGGCGCTGGTGGGCGAGTCCGGATCGGGAAAAACGACGCTGGCGCGCGCCGTTGCCGGGCTCGGCGGGAATGTGAGCGGATCCGTCTCGTTCGATGGCCGCGAGGTCGGCACGATGCACGGGAAGCAACTGAAAAGCCTGCGCCGCGACGTGGCGATGATCTTCCAGGATGCCGTGAACTCCTTGAGCCCCCGGTTCACGGTCCGCGGACTCATCGAGGAACCGTTCCGGATTCACGGCCAGCCACTGGCAGAAGGCGAGGTCGAGCGCCTTCTCAAGCTTGTCGGCCTGTCATCGGACTTCGCCGAGCGCCGGCCGCACGAACTGTCCGGGGGGCAGGCGCGTCGCGTCGGCATCGCGCGGGCGCTGGCGCTTGAACCGCGCCTGCTCATCGCCGACGAGCCGACGGCCGGACTGGACGTCTCGGTCCAGAGCGAGGTCCTGAATCTCGTCAACGACCTGCGGCAACGGCTCGGGCTCGCCTTCCTCATCATCACCCACAACCTCAACATCGTACGCCACGTGGCAGACCGCATGGCGATCATGTATCTCGGGCGGTTCGTGGAGATCGGGGATACGCAGCAGATCCTGAAAGCCCCGCGCCATCCCTACACGGCCGCGCTCCTCTCAGCCAATCCGATCATCGATCCGGCCGCGCGTGCGGGCCGCATCGAGCTGCAGGGCGAAATCCCCAGCCTGCGGGATCGTCCACGGGGGTGCGAGTTCCACGGACGCTGTCCTTTCGCGAGGGAGAGATGCCATCACGAGGCACCGGCTTTGCGCCAGGAGGAGGGGCGCCACGTCTCCTGCCACTATCCACTCGATCCCCCGGAGGCCCGCTCTTGA
- a CDS encoding ABC transporter ATP-binding protein produces the protein MQTAPTLAIDGLSIDYATPAGSLKALRDVSLDIARGEIVGLVGESGCGKSTLMQSVLRLLPDAARPRGGAIRFMGEDLLDMPPRRMRSILGDRISVVFQDPMRTLNPVLTIGRQMIDIQYRRREPQRAKRARAVTMLQRVRIPDPETRIDQYPHQLSGGMRQRIAIAMALMAEPDLLIADEPTTALDATLEIATINLLRELQQEIGCAILFITHHLGVVAELCDRMDIMYAGELVESGPTDAVFGNPRHPYTQLLLACDPAQIAEQTRHLPSIGGGLPSLIDLPDGCVFADRCPLVQGICRRERPAPRAAGASGLVRCHFADAPPLEVQS, from the coding sequence ATGCAGACAGCGCCAACGCTCGCGATCGACGGCCTCAGCATCGACTACGCAACACCTGCGGGTTCGCTCAAGGCGCTGCGCGACGTCAGCCTCGATATCGCGCGCGGAGAGATCGTCGGCCTGGTCGGCGAGTCCGGTTGTGGAAAATCCACACTGATGCAATCCGTGCTTCGTCTCTTGCCTGATGCGGCGCGCCCGCGCGGGGGTGCGATCCGCTTTATGGGCGAAGACCTCCTCGACATGCCGCCGCGCCGGATGCGTTCCATCCTCGGCGACCGCATCTCGGTCGTATTCCAGGACCCGATGCGCACGCTGAACCCGGTCCTGACGATCGGACGCCAGATGATCGACATCCAGTATCGTCGCCGCGAGCCGCAACGCGCCAAGCGCGCCCGCGCCGTGACCATGCTGCAACGCGTGCGCATCCCTGATCCCGAAACGCGCATCGACCAGTATCCCCACCAGCTTTCCGGAGGAATGCGCCAGCGCATCGCGATCGCCATGGCGTTGATGGCGGAACCCGACCTGCTGATCGCCGACGAACCGACCACGGCGCTCGACGCCACGCTGGAGATCGCAACCATAAACCTGCTGCGCGAGCTTCAGCAGGAGATCGGCTGCGCGATCCTGTTCATCACGCATCATCTGGGCGTCGTGGCGGAACTCTGCGACCGAATGGACATCATGTATGCCGGTGAACTCGTCGAAAGCGGGCCCACCGACGCCGTGTTCGGCAATCCGCGACATCCTTACACGCAGCTCCTTCTTGCGTGCGATCCCGCGCAGATCGCGGAGCAGACCAGACACCTCCCGTCCATCGGTGGCGGGTTGCCCAGCCTGATCGACCTGCCGGACGGCTGCGTGTTCGCGGACCGCTGCCCTCTTGTGCAGGGCATTTGCCGCCGCGAGCGGCCGGCTCCGCGCGCAGCCGGCGCGTCGGGACTGGTGCGCTGCCATTTTGCGGACGCACCGCCGCTCGAGGTCCAGTCATGA
- a CDS encoding ABC transporter permease — protein MAFQADVAPRRNARRRNAFFRMIADPLGALGLTMVVVTILAALLAGFTPHDPSALNPLSRFSGPSAQHWLGTDNLGRDLFTRVLYGARIALAIAIGSTILALVFGAILGLAAGFGPRWVDNLLLLILDAMKSVPTVMLALVLVTITGPSLWAVVFVVVLVNGPAYARVVRTQTLSLRNAEFIEAERALGAGGLRIVFMHVLPNIIGPILILAAMDIPIVVGIEAGMSFLGLGVRPPTPSWGTILHDGFSFIRDNAWIVIAGGLPIVITALGFTFVGEALRDTYDPRLADR, from the coding sequence ATGGCCTTTCAAGCTGACGTCGCGCCGCGGCGAAACGCGCGACGCCGAAACGCGTTCTTTCGCATGATCGCCGACCCGCTCGGCGCCCTCGGACTGACGATGGTCGTCGTGACGATACTCGCGGCGCTGCTCGCCGGGTTCACGCCACACGATCCCTCGGCGCTGAACCCGTTGTCGCGCTTCTCCGGTCCGTCCGCGCAGCATTGGCTGGGTACGGACAATCTTGGACGCGATCTTTTCACCCGCGTTCTCTATGGAGCGCGCATCGCCCTGGCGATCGCGATCGGATCGACCATCCTGGCACTGGTCTTCGGGGCGATCCTCGGACTTGCGGCGGGCTTCGGTCCGCGCTGGGTCGACAATCTGCTTCTCCTGATCCTCGATGCGATGAAGAGCGTGCCCACCGTCATGCTCGCTCTGGTTCTCGTCACCATCACGGGTCCCAGCCTGTGGGCGGTCGTCTTCGTGGTTGTCCTGGTCAACGGCCCCGCCTATGCCCGTGTCGTGCGCACGCAGACATTGTCGTTGCGAAACGCCGAGTTCATCGAGGCCGAGCGCGCGCTCGGCGCAGGCGGGCTGCGCATCGTCTTCATGCACGTTCTGCCCAACATCATCGGCCCGATCCTGATCCTCGCCGCGATGGACATTCCGATCGTTGTCGGAATCGAAGCGGGAATGAGCTTTCTCGGCCTCGGCGTTCGCCCGCCGACCCCGTCCTGGGGCACCATCTTGCATGACGGTTTCTCCTTCATCCGCGACAATGCCTGGATCGTCATTGCCGGCGGGCTTCCTATCGTCATCACGGCGCTCGGCTTCACCTTCGTCGGCGAGGCGTTGCGCGACACCTACGATCCCAGGCTGGCCGACCGATGA
- a CDS encoding ABC transporter permease — MIGYALKRLALSAAVVALVVAALFVMIYAVPGDPVRVALGPRASEALIAELRERMGLDSPIWMQIGLFYWSLFQGDLGRDVISGEPVLRIIMAQLPDTMRLIAGAMVVAIVPGVALGVLSATHRGSLLDRLTSLFSVSVMAVPSFLIAIYLLLVFSIQLGWFPAIGAGRGGFDTLWRLVLPSLALGLAWIGYTARILRASVLEVMGESHVRTARAFGLSQQKIMYDYVLRIAILPTITILGIGFGQMLSGAVFAEIVFGRPGIGKLVYDAIIARNYPIITGAVLVTTVFFVLVNLVADLLIAWLDPRVRHGLSS; from the coding sequence ATGATCGGCTACGCGCTCAAGAGGCTGGCGCTCTCCGCCGCGGTTGTCGCACTGGTCGTCGCGGCGCTGTTCGTGATGATCTATGCGGTGCCCGGCGATCCGGTGCGCGTGGCGCTGGGTCCGCGGGCAAGCGAGGCGCTGATCGCCGAACTGCGCGAGCGCATGGGGCTCGACAGTCCCATCTGGATGCAGATCGGTCTGTTCTACTGGTCGCTCTTTCAGGGCGATCTCGGCCGCGACGTCATTTCCGGCGAACCGGTCCTGCGCATCATCATGGCGCAGCTTCCCGATACGATGCGCCTGATTGCCGGGGCGATGGTGGTGGCGATCGTTCCCGGCGTCGCGCTCGGCGTCCTGTCGGCCACCCATCGCGGCAGCCTGCTCGATCGGCTGACCTCGCTCTTCTCCGTCTCGGTGATGGCGGTGCCGTCCTTCCTCATCGCGATCTATCTGCTGCTCGTCTTCTCGATCCAGCTTGGCTGGTTTCCGGCGATCGGCGCGGGACGCGGAGGCTTCGACACGCTGTGGCGCCTCGTCCTTCCTTCGCTCGCTCTCGGCCTCGCCTGGATCGGATACACCGCGCGCATCCTGCGTGCGTCCGTCCTGGAGGTCATGGGCGAGAGCCATGTCCGCACGGCGCGTGCCTTCGGCCTGTCGCAGCAGAAGATCATGTACGACTACGTGTTGCGCATCGCGATCCTGCCGACGATCACCATTCTGGGCATCGGCTTCGGCCAGATGCTGTCCGGGGCCGTCTTCGCGGAGATCGTGTTCGGCCGCCCGGGCATCGGCAAGCTGGTCTATGACGCGATCATCGCGCGGAACTACCCCATCATCACGGGCGCCGTGCTCGTCACGACCGTCTTCTTCGTGCTTGTAAACCTCGTCGCCGATCTCCTGATCGCGTGGCTCGACCCGAGGGTTCGACATGGCCTTTCAAGCTGA
- a CDS encoding ABC transporter substrate-binding protein yields MTTFPFELNRRRVLGGLAAGAAGLALPAHRALAQVEGDGGRLRARLYADISNLDPAFWTSASDALVIECLFAFSMQFETGTESFDTVPLAFKRVEQIDDTHVEFELNEGIAYSGDYGEMTAEDAKFSWERIADPETKSPYADDWAQLDHVDVTGRYTGTIVLKAPFAPLFTSTLPGVSGVILPRAAIEAAGGRFSTEPPVYSGPYRIREWQPRTRLVLERNPDFTLYEVEFDEIELIPIEDPKTAELGFEAGDLDHAQTSISSIGRYQGSPPRDASFDQFTGLNYNWLGMNEENEVFKDQRVRRAIQHGISREAVVDAAYLGSAKPSAGIIAPGLVGHREANLYDHDPARAIELLAEAGVSGLTVSLAIQQTTEDLAAAQVIQALLAEIGVTVRIDQYESGTYWSLGVEAAGDQWRDLQLFLFSFTMQPDPSWATVWFTPEQVGVWNWQRFNNEEFGRLHREASAEMDPVRRAPIYVRMQEIMEESGDFVFLTFEPVATLTAPGIRAAMRPDGTPILSRFGRG; encoded by the coding sequence ATGACGACATTCCCCTTCGAACTGAACAGACGCCGCGTGCTCGGCGGTCTGGCAGCGGGAGCCGCAGGTCTGGCGTTGCCGGCTCACCGGGCGCTCGCCCAGGTAGAGGGCGACGGCGGTCGCCTGAGAGCCCGTCTTTATGCGGACATATCCAATCTGGACCCTGCATTCTGGACGTCTGCATCCGATGCACTGGTTATCGAGTGCCTCTTCGCCTTCTCAATGCAGTTCGAGACCGGCACCGAGAGTTTCGACACCGTTCCGCTGGCGTTCAAGCGTGTCGAGCAGATCGATGACACGCATGTCGAATTCGAGTTGAACGAAGGGATCGCCTATTCGGGCGACTATGGCGAGATGACCGCGGAGGATGCCAAGTTCTCGTGGGAGCGCATCGCCGACCCCGAGACGAAATCGCCCTATGCCGACGACTGGGCGCAACTCGATCATGTGGACGTGACCGGACGCTACACTGGAACCATCGTTCTCAAAGCGCCGTTCGCGCCGCTCTTCACCTCGACGCTGCCCGGTGTCAGCGGCGTCATCCTGCCTCGCGCGGCGATCGAAGCCGCCGGCGGGCGTTTTTCGACGGAGCCGCCCGTCTATTCCGGCCCCTACCGGATTCGCGAGTGGCAGCCACGCACGCGCCTCGTCCTGGAGCGCAATCCCGACTTCACGCTCTACGAGGTGGAATTCGACGAGATCGAACTGATCCCGATAGAGGACCCCAAGACCGCCGAATTGGGTTTCGAGGCCGGCGATCTGGATCACGCCCAGACCTCGATTTCTTCGATCGGCCGCTATCAGGGTTCACCGCCCCGCGACGCGAGTTTCGACCAGTTCACCGGACTGAACTACAACTGGCTCGGTATGAACGAGGAGAACGAAGTGTTCAAAGACCAGCGCGTTCGCCGCGCCATCCAGCACGGCATCTCCCGCGAAGCGGTGGTGGATGCCGCCTATCTCGGTTCGGCGAAGCCGTCCGCGGGGATCATTGCGCCGGGTCTCGTCGGCCACCGCGAGGCCAATCTCTACGATCACGATCCGGCGCGCGCGATCGAACTTCTCGCCGAAGCCGGCGTCAGCGGGCTGACCGTTTCGCTGGCCATCCAGCAGACCACGGAAGACCTCGCAGCCGCGCAGGTGATCCAGGCGCTGCTGGCCGAGATCGGCGTCACGGTCCGTATCGACCAGTATGAGAGCGGAACCTACTGGAGCCTGGGCGTCGAGGCGGCCGGCGACCAGTGGCGCGACCTCCAGCTCTTCCTGTTCAGCTTCACCATGCAGCCGGACCCGAGCTGGGCGACGGTCTGGTTCACGCCCGAACAGGTCGGCGTCTGGAACTGGCAGCGTTTCAACAATGAGGAGTTCGGCCGCTTGCATCGCGAGGCATCGGCCGAGATGGATCCGGTTCGTCGAGCGCCGATCTATGTGCGCATGCAGGAGATCATGGAGGAATCCGGCGATTTCGTCTTTCTCACCTTCGAGCCCGTCGCGACGCTGACGGCGCCTGGCATCCGCGCCGCGATGCGACCGGACGGGACGCCGATCCTGTCGCGGTTCGGTCGCGGATGA
- a CDS encoding CocE/NonD family hydrolase has translation MISSTCNPVSLAAVVEDPDMGIVLPDGTRLSARVWMPQDATERRVPAILEFLPYRKRDGTAARDQINHPYFASHGYACLRVDMRGCGDSEGLFDDEYSPQELRDALDTIAWIADQDWCSGQVGMMGISWGGFNSLQVAALRPEPLKAVVTVCSSVDRYADDIHYKGGCMLGENIGWAATATSWFSMPPDPEIVGDGWKESWIARLENTPFLARNWLTHQHRDAYWRHGSICEDYPAIDAAVLSVGGWHDGYRNTISHLVRNLSSPVKGIVGPWNHKYPHLAVPGPQIGFLQEALRWWDRWLKNIDTGVDNDPAYTAWLMDSVHPETSFAYRPGRWITEAEWPSLRIEARTMYLGSGTIGDAPPRAFRLHVHPATACGMTQGEYFPFGFGPGELPDDQRADDALSLCFDSAEATEATDIVGAPRIRLKIACDRPRAQIAVRLCDLRPDGTSALITMGCLNLRHRANREHPQDLVPGEEVEIDFALDEIAYRLPEGHRLRVAVSTSLWPFIWPEAEPVTATLSAGELVLPVRPTADADERAFPEPAGAPALPVEVVGVAEGAKRVETDMTTGETRIVISGTVPRTRDLTTDLVTGSQIQEIWSIRRNDPASAQVNIVWDRTMGRGDWETRTVVTTRMWADIQNFYVTQRLEAFEGERMVFHRDYQDSVPRV, from the coding sequence TGCCGCAGGATGCCACCGAACGCCGCGTGCCGGCCATCCTGGAGTTCCTGCCCTACCGCAAGCGCGACGGCACGGCTGCACGCGATCAGATAAACCATCCCTATTTCGCCTCCCACGGCTATGCCTGCCTGCGTGTCGACATGCGGGGGTGCGGCGACTCGGAAGGTCTTTTCGACGACGAATATTCCCCTCAGGAACTGCGTGACGCGCTCGACACCATCGCATGGATCGCCGATCAGGATTGGTGCTCCGGCCAGGTTGGCATGATGGGAATTTCGTGGGGCGGTTTCAACTCGCTCCAGGTTGCGGCGCTACGGCCCGAACCGCTCAAGGCGGTCGTGACCGTTTGCTCCAGCGTGGACCGTTACGCCGACGACATCCACTACAAGGGCGGCTGCATGCTCGGCGAAAACATCGGCTGGGCGGCGACGGCCACCTCGTGGTTTTCGATGCCGCCCGACCCGGAGATCGTCGGAGACGGATGGAAAGAGAGCTGGATCGCCCGGCTGGAAAACACGCCGTTCCTGGCGCGTAACTGGCTCACGCATCAGCATCGCGACGCGTATTGGCGCCATGGCTCGATCTGCGAAGACTATCCGGCGATCGATGCCGCCGTGCTCAGCGTCGGCGGCTGGCATGACGGATATCGCAACACGATATCGCATCTGGTGCGAAACCTGAGTTCTCCGGTCAAGGGCATCGTTGGCCCCTGGAATCACAAATACCCGCACCTCGCCGTGCCGGGACCGCAGATCGGCTTCCTTCAGGAGGCGCTGCGCTGGTGGGACCGCTGGCTGAAAAACATCGATACCGGCGTCGACAACGACCCGGCCTACACCGCCTGGTTGATGGACAGTGTTCATCCCGAAACGTCATTTGCGTATCGGCCGGGCCGATGGATCACAGAGGCCGAGTGGCCGTCGCTGCGCATCGAGGCGCGAACCATGTATCTCGGCTCAGGCACAATCGGCGACGCCCCTCCGCGCGCCTTCCGTCTGCATGTCCATCCGGCCACGGCTTGCGGCATGACTCAGGGCGAATATTTCCCCTTCGGTTTCGGCCCCGGGGAACTGCCGGACGACCAGAGAGCCGACGACGCTCTGTCGCTGTGCTTCGATTCGGCGGAGGCGACCGAGGCCACCGACATCGTCGGCGCGCCACGCATCAGGTTGAAAATCGCCTGCGACCGGCCTCGTGCGCAGATCGCCGTTCGGCTTTGCGATCTGCGGCCGGACGGAACCTCGGCATTGATCACGATGGGCTGCCTCAATCTCCGTCACCGCGCCAATCGCGAACACCCGCAGGATCTGGTGCCCGGCGAAGAGGTCGAGATCGACTTCGCGTTGGACGAAATCGCCTATCGCCTCCCGGAGGGACATCGTCTGCGTGTGGCTGTGTCGACGAGCCTGTGGCCCTTCATCTGGCCCGAAGCCGAGCCTGTCACCGCGACATTGTCCGCAGGCGAACTGGTCTTACCGGTGCGCCCGACCGCCGATGCGGACGAGCGCGCGTTTCCCGAACCCGCCGGCGCGCCCGCATTGCCGGTCGAAGTCGTGGGCGTCGCCGAGGGCGCAAAACGGGTCGAAACCGACATGACCACCGGCGAAACGCGCATCGTGATTTCGGGAACGGTGCCAAGGACGCGCGATCTGACGACCGATCTGGTGACCGGAAGTCAGATCCAGGAAATCTGGAGCATTCGCAGGAACGACCCCGCCAGCGCGCAGGTCAACATCGTCTGGGATCGCACGATGGGGCGCGGCGACTGGGAGACGCGCACCGTGGTGACCACGCGCATGTGGGCCGACATACAGAATTTCTACGTAACGCAGCGGCTGGAAGCCTTCGAGGGAGAACGGATGGTCTTCCACCGCGACTATCAGGACAGCGTGCCACGGGTCTGA